The Haliotis asinina isolate JCU_RB_2024 chromosome 2, JCU_Hal_asi_v2, whole genome shotgun sequence genomic interval ttGATTACAGTACCTTCGTTGGGCAGCTTAActgtaaagtgtcatcagaaatgacttCAACATTTTCCTAATAGCTAAATCAAACTGGGTctacttgtcacactgaaggacaaagttttgattcattcaaaaagaaaatgtgttgaaGCCCCTTTCTGATGACAAAACAACACTCCATaggaacacattttatggaAAGACAGCATCTTTATTTCAGTGGTTGCAATGTTATGGTGTTGATCCTAACACCATTATCATGCAAATGATAGTGTGAGTGTTGATAATGATAATTGTTTTAggatatacaccaaaacattccatcaactgcaataaagaagttgtctgtcCATATAAAGTGTTCCTCTTCAACATAGCAGCTTGATCATATTAACACATCTTAAAGTCAACTGAATATCACCTACGAACATACATCAGAAATGAATATACACTGCCCCGGATACAACAAGAAAGGATGTGAAGGAGGACATGAGTCTAGTCTCATGCCATATAGCACTTTTAATAATGATTAATGAAAGCTGATATGAGTAAGACCTAAACACTGGTGATTTCTGTGATGACCTATCATGTACTTCCATGGTAAGGGTCACCAGGTCGATTCACTTGATGTTGAGTTGGTCggtttttatcatatgtttTATCATAACCTGAAAAAGAAACAAGAGAATATCAGTGACTCTGGGTCATGTATTGAGAACAGAACAAAACAGGAACTAGCAGGAATTAAGGGTTTACATGGAATGGGGGGGCACCAAATCAAGTACTGGAAAGAACATCTCAGTTTCTTCAGGATGTATTAGTTTCAGATTCATGATCTGATGTCAGTTGCTGAATTGGTGGTGTTTGACAGAAAACTTCACTATTCTTCCAAAAAACCTGTTCTAAGAAGTCTTTTGGTGCATGAACTTCAATTGATTACAAATTCCTTGTTCATACCAGGGGTTCAAGATTGTTTTTAAAAgcgacttgccacagggcaagtgacttcaagaaagtaacttgtcctgactaattttccacttgtcctgattttatgacagaatgtttgatattaatgtttactggactgtttatcgaagagtgataaatttaaaagaacaatagctctaaattactactattgcaaaatgtaatagctacattatgagcagatatgaaatgaaatccaagtttatttgcagtttaaaACCACAAGTGGacattatctagtagcccacggacaagtaagataccttatttgattgcccgaaatgaaaactaactTCTCCCAGGCATCGGGCGAtaggatttttgaacccctgcataCATACGAGATTATCCTTAAACACAAATGCACAGCCAGATAACACAATGAAAACAGAGTCCCTACCAATGTCATGTCAGGAGTAAGCATGGGTGGACGGGTCTTGACTTTTCTGTTGAAATTTTCTAAGTCATTGAATTTTACATGCATGTTTGATTTAGACAGTGAAATGTCTTACTTGACTGTCACTGTGAACTACTAGGAGCAAAAGGTTTACCTAACAATGTTTGGACAGCTCACAGAAAGTCCTAAATTTTACTGGCCCTCAGAATACTCTTAACATTAGTCATTACTGTCAGCCTGCATCCATATATACAACCTAACTTTATCAATTTCAGCGGTATGTTGGGTGTTTTAACTGTCACTTGGCATATGAGAAATATCTCGCCATCACGTTCAGAGAGGTGAAACCAAATGGGTAAAATCACCCCTCAATATTTTAATTTGCAGAACAATTTCTAACCATGTGGGAAATATCTCATCGTCATGGTTCGAGTGATGAAACTGTTACCCGCTATGTGGGAAATATCTCAGAGGcatgagagtgtgagtgagtttagttttccgtaacattttagtaacattccagcaaaataaagggcacccatgtgggaaatcgaatccgggtcttcagcatgacaagcaaacgccttaaccactgggctaccccaccgccccacacaGCCATTTGAAGGATGGAAAATATCACAACACCACATATAGTGAAACTGTCTTTCGTCATGTGGAAAATATCTCACACCACATGTACAGTGGTGAAACAGTCTATTGTCATGTGGAAAATGTCTCACACCACATGTAAATTGGTGAAACTGTTATTCACCGTACCGAAAATATCTCACACCACATGTACAGTGGTGAAACTGTCTATCGTCATGTGGAAAATGTCTCACACCACATGTACAGTGGTGAAACTGTTATTCACCGTACGGAAAATGTCTCACACCACATGTACAGTGGTAAAACTGTTATTCACCATATGGAAAATACCACATGTACAGTGGTGAAACTGTTACTCACCATATGGAAAATATCTCACACCACATGTACAGTGGTGAAACTGTTACTCACCATATGGAAAATATCTCACACCACATGTACAGTGGTGAAACTGTTATTCACCATATGGAAAATATCTCACACCACATGTACAGTGGTGAAAATGTTAATAGCCATGTGGAAAATATCTCACACCACATGTACAGCGGTGAAACTGTTACTCACCATATGGAAAATATCTCACACCACATGTACAGTGGTGAAACTGTTACTCACCATATGGAAAATATCTCACACCACATGTACAGTGGTGAAACTGTTATTCACCATATGGAAAATATCTCACACCACATGTACAGTGGTGAAACTGTTATTTACCATATGGAAAATATCTCACACCACATGTACAGTGGTGAAAATGTTATTCACCATATGGAAAATATCTCACACCACATGCACAGTGGTGAAACTGTTACTCACCATATGGAAAATATCTCACACCACATGTACAGCGGTGAAACTGTTACTCACCATATGGAAAATATCTCACACCACATGTACAGTGGTGAAACTGTTACTCACCATATGGAAAATATCTCACACCACATGTACAGTGGTGAAACTTATTCACCATATGGAAAATATCTCCCACCACATGTACAGTGGTGAAAATGTTAATAGCCATGTGGAAAATATCTCACACCACATGTACAGTGGTGAAACTGTTATTCACCATATGGAAAATATCTCACACCACATGTACAGTGGTGAAAATGTTAATAGCCATGTGGAAAATATCTCACACCACATGTACAGCGGTGAAACTGTTACTCACCATATGGAAAATATCTCACAACcatgtgtatgttggtgttcaTCTTGAGAATTTTCACAGCCTGAGtggaaagaaaaaaacacatcagatacaaagacatgtgtcaaccaagtcagtgagtccgaCCACCTGATCATTTCTCTATATGACAGTGAACATAAAGTAACGTTTAACACTGAAGTGATTTGTAAATGTCAGTTAACATAGGAAGTGAACAAAAAGTGCTAATTAACTCTGCAAATGGACCTAAAGTGCCATTAAACACTTGAAGTGAACCTTAAGTGAACTTAAAGCACCATTTAACACTGGAAGTGATCCTAAAGCACCTTTTAACACTAGAGGTGAATCTAATGCACCAATTAGCACTGGGAATAAACCGATCACAATATCAAAACTGAATGTAAGGCAATATCTAGGACCAACTGATATAAATCATTAGTCTTTTTCAAGAAGGTTTTCCAGACTTACTTCCAAAATATCATGGGACTAGACCACATTATGACCACTCCAGTCATTTTCCCATCATTGCCTTCACATGGCAcagtaattttattttattcaatCAGGGTAACGTAGGaactacagtggaagttgtctaaaccagcactcattgggactgaaagaataatctggtttagacaatcCGATgtattgtagagctgatgataaatgtgcaaGCCACAGATGAGGCTTAGATTTTacacagtgttgacaacttgccggttttgacagcttccactgtataaatAAAAAAAGTCACATGTTGTCAGTTCTGACATCAAGATAGTTTTGCATACACCTTACCTCACTGTGGTCAATACTTTCAAAGTCAATATCATTCACCAACAAAATCTGAAAGCAATGTaaaagatatatttgatcatgtGATCTATTGTTTAAGGGACTTGGTCATTCAACATGTTAAGATGAACTGTATACATTCACCTAAAGATGTAAAACTCTCACCTGGTCTGCTTCTTTGAGTCCAAGACGATCAGCTTCACTGTTTGGCATCACCTGCAGACAAAACAACATTTGAAGCAGGATCTCTGGCAACAACATCACTGAAAACTCATGTTCAAGTATCAGGCTACCTTTGGGTGGGTCTTCCTGTATTGATTCCATACTGAAATGGATGACAGTGATAGAGAAGGCCACTGGTCCATGAGTAGAGACAGCTGAAAATCTAGACGGGCTGAATGTTTGCTCCCACATCTGGATGTTACACAACCGTACGTCCGAAAGAGACGATGGATGTGCCCAATGGTGTCTAATGCTGGATGACagacttgtttttgttttctgttacaTGCAAATCTTAGCAACTGTCCATATACACTCTAcaaaaaatgtaggggaacttcatttgCAATTTAGGATTAACTCAGAGTCAgtaaatgttgatatgatgatattgaatgttttgagagagcATCACCAGATGCACTTCCTTGTGACCAtagttgtttgtacagtaatcaCTCTGAAAAGATTGGTGTacaatgtgaaatttgcatatgtactattttcattttcaaaccaaaaacaacaactagAAACAAAGACTAACAACTGCGTGATGCAAAATGATTTTTGAAATTAATGGTAAACAGTAATTTATCGACCTATATGATGGCACAGGGCAAATAATCAAAGCTGGAGTGGACAATGCAGTGATTTATATCATGATATTTAATTGATGCAGTTGATATATACTGACATGCatcagtcaagtcagcaagcctgaacacCTGAATGCCTGAGCACCTGATCCATagacgggttgctgaagatcaactgTGACTCAGGTACTTGGATAATAGAAATATGGTACTCTGCATATATCTATATGAGCTCTTCAAGACTGGGAAGTATATTCCTTGTGTCATGCACCATATTCAGAGAttaaatttctgaaattttAATGGgaccacatacacacaaaaactCAACTTTTACACCAGACTGATGGTTCTAAAGTGACCTGGTCTTCTCAGGATACCCAACATTATCCTGGGAAAATGTCACTAACAACTCATTGTagaaaaatgttgttttctttgatcCAAGCAATGGTTGAAATAACAGAAATataatttgttttttgtttagttGGGAACTCTGTTGTTTCTTACTGCCTGACTCCATTTTGTACAGAATTTGTCTGTTTCGCTAAACACTCAGTAGTGATAGTCCTATACGAAAGGTGCCTGGAAACTttaagtctgaaccagacaatccagtgaatgatgCCATGGGCTTCGAACTAAGTAAACTGCTTATCCCATATATGTCACTAACTGTCTGAATCACATCAGAATCACATCACCCACCTTAGACACATAGACTCCACAGTAATGTTCCCGGCCACCTCGAATGTTGAAGCCAAGCTGAAACAATGAACAAGGCAATCTGGATAAACTCATGGAGAAGAAACATTTCGAATACTGTATACTATAGGATAAGGGCTATCTAATTACAGGCCACCTCTTCATTGTTTGTTGGTGTCACACAGAGTTTTTTTTACACATTTCCAGTTATCTCTCAGTTTCAGGTTAGAAATCAATGTGTAACACCTTATAAGGTACGCGTGATAATTCCTTGTAAggagtgaatgtggttttaagCCACTAAATAACTTAGTAATGCATGTATTCCCATAATACCATAGCGGCTGACATCTGAAACGGTCTTCACATGTTGGACCCTTAACAATTTGAGTAAATACAATAACTAAATTAATATTCAACTGATGAATATAGAAAACTCTTTGTATTTGTTCCAATCATTTGCAGTACATCTTAGTTGTATACATGTAAACTGGCCTATGGTAATACAATGAAATTGGTCTCTTTACGTTTGTTATTACCATAGTTTACTACACATTATTAATACCCAAACTTCCACTCCTTTCAAGGAAACTCTACGAATATGTAATTAAGTGTACTGACTGCCTCCGAGGCTCGTTCTCGGATCAGCTGAATCTTCCTTGGCATGAACTGTCTGTGGTCTGTGCTGTAATCTGGGTGGTCCATCCTCTGTCAACATATTTCATTAGCAACATCAAGTACAATGGTATTTGTTGTTTGGAAATATGCTTAAACTGATGCGCAAATAGgtgggtgggtatggttttacattcTTCACGCAgcgttccaacaatatcatcatGGGTGGCACAAgatgtgggcttcacacattgtagccttTTCTGGATTTGAACATTACATTTCTGCATTTTTgttcgtgagtgagtgggagagAGTTTAGTTCTAGTTTAGAAATACTGCAGCAATATCAAACAGAGTAGACCTGACATTTGCTGACCATGTTGCACCCGAGTGGTGTATAGAGTCCGGGTCTTTCGTTTGACGAGCGAATCTGTCATGAGTGAACAGCTTAACAAGGCTACATCACCACCTATGTATCAGTGTCAAGTTGCCGATTACAAGCCTGTGTTTTGCATAACTAAAGTTGTGATAACGTTCAACGACTGTTGTGACCACTGTTTGAAgatacaggttttcaaaatattgCAGTATCTTGATGCTTATAAAACTCTTCTAACAAAAAAATGCTTTCTGATTTCATTGAGAGCGTATTTATTTTGCTGATCGAAAATTGGACAGTATGTTTTCGCCGCTTCCCGAACCTCTGCATATGGTATCCAAGGTGGTGGATATTCGTACTCTGGTAACCTTGGCATATGTTCTATATGCTCTGTGTAACCTTGATTTCCAGACATAATAGTGTCAACTTCGGAACAGTTTGACAACTCGCTGAACTTTCGTTAATCAACTGTGTAGGCCCGGCAAAAGACTGGGTCTCTGCATCAGCAGATGATCCGATGTTAGCGCGCAGTCGTCGCAAACACACAGACGGAGAACTAGTTTGCGGTACCTAACCCGTTCAAAATAGTATTTACTTAGAACCTAtttcaaataaatacatttcacatgtcTAACTGATTTGAAATACCACCTCCAATTTAACGTTGAATACATTTTACCGTTAGGTTTTACGAGATGGAAACTTCAGAAAAGACGAAATGCAGGAACACCATTTATGATTCAATagtaattaaaatattttttgttcaaGGATCTTCCCTTAAACAAGACTTATACTACCAGAAATCAAACCCCCATTATAACTGTTGTCCCAATCGAATGTTAAAAGAACCCAGAATTTGCATGCATCCATCCTGAAAAAGAGCAATCTTGTATGGGGACAGAATGTAGAATTACATTTAAATGTCGATCTGACGTTTCCTGGTTTGGACTTCGTATTCCCTTAATAAACCTGTTGTTGTAACTACTTCAGTATTTAATAGCACAAGTTGTTTGCATTTCCTAGGTATTTTTTTCTACGAAAATGTTATCTTTCATCAGATTCGACATTTGAACTAAGTAGGAGACATGAAACACAAATCAAGTGTGTATGGTTTCAAAATTCATCCGCTGAACATGTACCTTTATATGCTCCAGCATTTCAAACTACATGCGGTCTACATGCGGTCTTCTTTAACGAAAGATGGCAAATATATTGATACCCCAAATATGTACACATTGTGATCTACCGAACATCATGTAATATATGTTGAGTGGTGTATGGCAAATAGTATACATATTTCCCACAATGCTTCTCGGTCTTTTCTAAACTTCCTCTTTCCAACATTTGGCCACCATGGCGGTCGGAAAAAATAAACGACTGACTAAAGGAGGCAAAAAGGGTGCCAAGAAGAAGGCGTACGTTTTCGattaaatatttgttaaataacACGGTTATTCCGTAATACATAAAGTGAGAAGTAAACTGGGATGTCGACATTATGTACCCGCTTCTCACGGATTGGTGGCAATACCCCTGATATGGCACATGAGTTTCTTGCACCACTGTAAAGTACCACACGGTTTATGTCGTATGTGTTTCAGCGATCATTAGTATGCCCAGTGTTAGACTTGGCCATCTTAGCACAAGCATAATCCTACAAACATCCTTCGCTTGAGACAACCCCAGGGGATGTTTATGTGCCAGTAGCATTCGACAGGTCTAGTTGAAATAATCGGGGATTTCGGGTTGACATAAAAGGAACTGAAGGATATCTCCTCATATAATCGTTTGTACGTATTGATCATAAATGTTTCATGATGTTCAAAAGTGCTGAAGACCATATGCTTTGGTGCCTTGCGTTATTTCGTTCATTTGATAAACCTGGCAAATTTATATTGGTTTACTTGATTTTCAACAGGCTTTTTAGGTAGTACGTCAATATTTAATCAA includes:
- the LOC137272729 gene encoding PDZ domain-containing protein 11-like, encoding MSGNQGYTEHIEHMPRLPEYEYPPPWIPYAERMDHPDYSTDHRQFMPRKIQLIRERASEALGFNIRGGREHYCGVYVSKVMPNSEADRLGLKEADQILLVNDIDFESIDHSEAVKILKMNTNIHMVVRYFPYGYDKTYDKNRPTQHQVNRPGDPYHGST